AAGAGTTTTACTTTACAGTTCAACCCAATTTTATCTTTATCATCGGCCAGTTGCAAAGATCCAGGCAtagattttaaatattttttttcgaTTATATCTTGAAGGCAATGAAACCGATTAGGGTTTACCCATGTTGCTTCATAATCTATCGATTTTAACTTTGATCTTCTTGTTCTGGCCGATTGATTATATGCGATCTTAGGGTTTGAGGATTTTTCCCTCACCCTTTCGATCGGTTTATGAGACTGAAACAATAAATTGGGGTTTGAATTACCTCTTGTTGCTTTTTGAGTAGCTTGATTGTTGGATGTAGAGCTGCCGTTGCAGGTGACCTTGTGGTTGCCGTCGGCAGCTTCTGCTACTGTCGTTATCATTCTACCACGTTTCTGTTTGTTCCACCATTTGGGATAACCGATTAGCTTAAAACATTGGATTATTGTGTGATGTAACATTCCACAATAAACACAGCTTAGCTCCTGTGGTGGTCGATGGTGGTTTAGGGTGATGTTTTCAGTTCCGGCAACGGTTGGTGGTTTATGGTGACAAAGAGCATCCAGGTAACTCTTTCCATTATGTGTTGAGTTGCCGTCTAAAATTGACATGGCAGCTTGGTTTGATTCTGAGCTACCGTCAATTTTAGACATGGTAACTAGATTCTTGGTAAATGATTGAGGCATAAAAGTGTTGCTATGATCCCCGATCAGCacactgctctgataccatgttaagtcTATGAATTCGATATGTTAAAAATGTAAGAGTTTGATCTTTGTATTGATAGAAGTATTGATACAGATTGTATTAAAAACTAAGAACATATAAGAGTGTTCTTTTATACTACAACACTTGTAACAGCTAATTCTACTTAAGATTAGGCCCCATTACACTTTTTGGAACCACCTTTTACAAATATGGAAATGGCTGTTGTGAAGTAACCGTTAAGCATCCTATTACTGTTATCTTGTGACTTTGCTAAATATGGAAATGATGAAGGTCAACCCTTCTGATCCAAGTCAATCTTTACCCAAACAGGAAATATGTATTGTGGTTCTGTATTCTAACATCCCAAGTAGAATAATAACACTAGGTATCCCCGCGATGGTAGCATAGTGGTTGAGGGACATGCAGCATACCGCGATGGTCATGGTTTCAATCCCTGCCCATGTGCCGTGAGACCGGTCGGTATGGAGCCGCCAGAGGGtcggtttacccttttttttttagtttaaatttaaaCAATACCTAAATGATGATGAATAAAAATAGTGATGTAACCATTGAGCCATTGGTTCAACGGGAACCGTGCCCGTAAATGCTATTGGGGTCTACTAAGTGGAAGCTACATATGAAGAAAAAAGGCGCACGTTCGAGTCCTTAGAGACTCAAAGTGTTATTACCTTGAGTTTGAAGGGGGTTAAGCTCGAATCTGACTATTAATAGAGACAATTGACGTAGTATAGTCATGCATGATACTATCGGGTTAGGTGTGGAGTCGTTGGTTGCTTAGcaacacaaagtttacatgcagctgtcgatcgggttcgggtttccgcccgaacatgtgtgatacgtgcaaatgatgagggtcgttgaaataaatgatcgccAAAAAAATCGGcgttcaaaaaaaaataataaataaagtatTTTGTAATGGAATAATACAAACGACAATAAAACAACGTTCGCCAATTAGTATATACGGGAATGGAATAAGCAGGAACCGACATTCATCCACCAACCCATACATACATACCTATATATAGAGATCGATATGCACACCTGCACACTCAAAATCAAACCCCCAAATTCACTATTTCATTTGATCTGTTTTTCTTACACCAAAATAAACCCTAATAAACCGTTGATGAATCCGATTGCTCTTATGTCTCAAAGGTTAGATTTTTCTTCATTCTCGCTTCTTTATTTCTTTTTTGTTTTTCTCTttctttcttctctctttctttctcAATGATGGTTTATTAATCCGAATTAGGGTTCCGTTGTTTTTATGAAACTTTATATCCACTGACAAAATGATTTGGATTATACTTTCTTTATTTCTTTTGTCTTTCTTTGTTAAAGATTGTTCATTGGTCTTTATGAAACTCCAATAGCATATATTATATTGGTTGTTCATACTGAATAGGTATGGTTGCACATGGAATTCATTACTGGATGCAGAGTATAAAAGAGATCACAAAGGTCAATTTTTTTACCAGCTTTAATCTATGGtttctcttctttctttctttctttctttctttctttcttacacAAAAAGATTTTTCTTTTTGTTTATGGAATTAGGGTTCTGTTACTTCTATTAATATTTGATGAAGCTGTTATTGAGATTTTTAAAGCAGTTAGGTTTAACGTTCTGATTTTGATACGTTAACCTGGATCTATGATCGGAGTTAACTATCGATTAACCCGAAAGCCCACGAATTAAGAACAAGCTTTGGAGTGTAATCGACTATTTTATTGATTTAGGGTTATTACAATTGAATTGGGGAAGAAGAAACTTACAACTGAATTTTGATGTCTTCTATTATATCGCTAATCGCTACTTAACAGCTAACAATTTTACAGTTACAACATCACTACACTCTAACAACTAATTCTGTTATTTGGTTGATTGAACACGTGCAGCTGACTGAACTCCATTGACTGACTGCACGTGCTTTGCACACTTGAACTCGTATCAATCCTTCCTCCTTAAGAGCATTCTTGCCCTCAAGAATGGGTAGCGAAAACATCAAAATCTGGAAATCGAATCATCAATTCATCCAAAGATTCCCAAGTGACATCCTCCAAGTTACCAATTTGCCATTGTACCAAACCATAAACTGCAGACCTATTATGTAACTTCTTCAGCTTTCGTTCCAAAATTTTCAAAGGTGCAGGTTCAATTAACCCACTGTCATTTAACCGAGGGATGGAACCCCTTGTAACTGGTGTTGGCCCCTTATGCTCTCTCAACTGAGAGATGTGAAAAACAGGATGTATTTGTGCCATTTCTGGTAGCACCAGTTTGTATGCTACTTGTCCAACTCGTTCACAAACTTGAAATGGACCATAATATTTCGGAGATAATTTGTTGTATTTCCCTGCACGTAAAGTCACTTGTCGATGAGGCTGAAGTTTGACATATGCCCAACTGCCCACTGTAAGTGTTCGATCAGTGCATCTCGAATCTGCCAAATTTTTCATTCAATCTTGAGCACGCTTAAGGTGGAACTTTAAAACTGCAATTGCGTTCTCCCGGGCTATCAATGACCGATATACAGCTTCCACCCTGCTGTCACCTGCTGTAGACACAATAGGACGTGGTGGTGGTTGCCCATATACAACCTCGAAAGGGGTTGTATTGATTGCGGAATGGAAGTTCGTATTGTACCAAAATTCAGCCAACGGTATCCATTTAACCCAATCTTTTGGCTTGTCACAAGACATACACCGCAAGTAACACTCTAAACAACTGTTCACCACCTCGGTTTGACCGTCGGTTTGAGGGTGATACGCCGTGGAAAGGTGCAAGTTTACTTTCATCAGTTTGAAAAGTTCCTTCCAAAACGTACTTATGAAAATTCGATCTCGGTGACTTAAAATAACCTTGGGTAACCTGTGCAACTTATAAACATTGTTTAAAAAACATTGAGGCACACTCATAGCAGTGAATGGGTGGGTCAACGGTACATACTTGCTCAACCGATCAACTACAACAAAAATGGTTGTTTTACCATTCTAAGTAGGAAGCCCCTCAATGAAATCCATCGAAATTTCAGTCCAAACAGTGGTCGGAATTGGTAATGGTTGTAGTAAACCTGGGTAGCTGCTCAAATCCGACTTACATTTTTGACAAATAGTGCATTCTCTTACGTATTGCTTGACTTGTTTCTGTAGCCGCTTACAATAAAAACAAGTTGAAATCTTTTGTAGTGTTGAAGTTACCCCAGAATGGCCTCCATTTGGTTCATCATGAAACGCCTTTATAATGTCTGTACGAAGTAATGTATCATATCCAACCACTAGTTTTCCCTTCCGATACAGCTGATCATTTTGCAATGTAAAATGTTTAACTGTTTCACCAGCTTGTATTTTACTAACTATATGCTGTAAATCAGCGTCATTCAAGACACTTACACGAACTCTTTCTGTAACATCAGCAGGGTGTACATATGAAATAATTCAGCATGGTTATGAGCTCGTGATAAAGCATCCGCAGCCCCACTTTCGCTTCCTTTCTTGTAGATTATTTCATAATCAAACCTAACAAGTTTTTGCAACCATTTCATTTGGATAGGTGTGGTCAAACGTTGCTCCAATAAGTATTTGAGACTCACATGATCCGTCTGAATTTTGAAGTGTCGGTCCAACAAATACCCCTTCCATTTCTCTAAGGCTTGCAATATAGCCAAAAATTCTCGTTCATAAGTAGAAAGTGCTTGGTGTCATAAAGATAGagccttaatcatgaatgcaatagGGTGCCCGTCTTGTTGTAACACGGCACCAATTTCAACCCCCGAAGCATCCATTTCAACTATAAACTCCTTATTAAAATCGGGAAGACTCAATACCGAAGCTTGTTGCACATGTTGTttaagaatttggaatgcttttgaAGCTTCTTCATTCCAATCAAACGAATCTTTGCGTAACAATTTAGTCAGAGGTTGACTAATAATGGCATAACCCTTTATGAAACGCCTATTAATATCCCGTCAATCCAAGGAACCCAcgtaattgcttaacatttttaggTTCGGGCCATTGGACCATGGCCTCAATTTTAGTCAGATCAGTGAAGACACCCTCAGATGAAATCACATGCCCAAGGTACTCTACCCTTCCTGTACCAAAAGTGCATTTCGACTTCTTTGCATATGAAGTATTTTGCCTGATAACTTGCAAAACCAATCTTAAGTGTTGCACATGCTCATCCATACTTGCACTatataccaaaatatcatcgaaAAATACGAGAGTAAATCGTCTCAAAAATAGTTTTAAGACGTCGTTCATCAAAGCTTGGAACGTGGATGGGGCATTAGTTAGCCCAAATGGCATCACCAAAAACTCGTAATGCCCCTCATGCGTTCTAAAGGCGGTTTTAGCTATGTCGTCTTAAACATACGAATTTGGTGGTACCCGGATTGAAGATCTAACTTAGAAAACACTTTTGACCAGTGTAACTCATCAAGTAATTCCTCAATCATAGGAATTGGACAACGATCCTTAATTGTGTGACTATTCAATTGCCTATAGTCCACACACATACGCCACATGCCATCCTTCTTTTTTTACCATTACAATGGGCGAAGAAAAGGGACTTTGACTCGGTCGAGTTACCCCAGTTTCCAACAGCTCCGCAACCATAGTTTCGATCGCATCTTTTTGTGAAGGTGGATGTCTATATGGGCGTATGTTAATTGGTTGCGTACCCTCCCTTAATAGTATACGATGGTCAAAGTTTCTTTGAGGTGGTAAACCAGAAGGTACAACAAAAATATCTTCAAATTCCTTGATTAGTTGACTGAGTTTAGGGACACTATGTATACCTGCACGATCAGATTCTGTTGGACCTGCTAGTTGCCATAATTGAGCTGGATATACGCAAACGAACATTGCATTCATTTGGGCCTGCTGCTGGTCCACAAACTTGGTATTTTTTCCCATCGACCCACTGAGCAGTAGACTTTTTCCCACGAAGTTCTACCCTTTTACCTTCATACTTGAATGTCATTCGAAGTTTTTCAAAGTTCCATACAATATCACCAAGCGTTTTCAACCACTGGATCCCTAAAACCATCTCACATCCTCCAATTGGCAATACAAGGACATCACTCGAGAATTCTTCACCATTAATGGACCACTTAACTTGTTCACACGCATATGCATTTAACATGTTGTTACCACCAGGAACAAATACGGCCATTGGTGGCACATTTTCAAATTTGCATCCCAATCGTTTAGCAACTTCTTGATCCAAAAAGTTGTGGGTGCTACCTGAATCAATCAAGATTTGGACGTTTTGTTTGTTAACTTGACCCATGACACTCATCGTTTGGTAAGCGTTAGTCCCGGTTAGAGCATTTAACGATATGTAAGGTGCGTATTCCGTGGATTCAATCATATTGTTCTCCTCAAGTTCCAAACTTGGTTCCAAATCCACCACCGATTCCTGCTCATAATCTTCTTCCCTTGCCAGTACCTCTAAAGAATAAAGTTGACCCGGACATTTGTGACCCGGAACATATCGTTGATCACAATAGAAGCATTGACCCTTGGCTCTTTTCTCCTCTATTTCCTTTTGAGACAATCTTTTCCTGTTTTGCACTTGATCACCATTTCTTGTTGATGAACTGTAGGGTGTTAAGGCAAGTTAGTTGCTGGTATTTGCAGAATTATTGGTCACCTTCGTCGTATTTGTCATTGGATACCCACTTCTCATTTTAGAATAGTTTGTTGTTGACTTTGGTGTTGGTAAAAGTGGTGGTAAATACCTTTTTCTTGAAACATTAATCGTCTCATCTTGCATTCTTGCATTCTTGCAAGACTCATTGCATCTTCTAGCGATTTAGGTTTAAACATTCGAACGGGCATTTCAATTTCCTTTTGTAAACCCGCTAGATGCCAACTGATGGATTGTTTCTCACTTATGTCTACCTTATTTAGGAGCACCTCGAATTCATCATTGTAGGCCTGGAGTGATCCTGTATGCCTTAAGTTTTTGATTTCACCCAATGGATCCTCAATGCTAGTTCCGAATCGTTTCAAGATTGCCTCCTCATAATCTGTCCATTCAACATCTGGACCATGCTTTTTCATGTACTGTTGATGCCATACAAGAGCTTTTTTAAACAAGTGTATTGAAACAATTCTAATCTTTTCTTCATCTTCAACGTGATCGACTGCAAAGTATTGATTGCAACGATACAGCCATCCTTTAACATCTTCTCCTTCAAAACATGGAAAGTCCAATTTTGTCAATCGAGTCAACTGAGTTGTTCCCCTGGTTTCACCATTCTTGAATTTATTGACCTCTGAAGACAAATATTGTTGTTGAATAATCACATCATCAATCTTACGATTGTCTGAATGCGCAACTCCTTCCAATCGGTTGTTGAACTGAGAACTCATCTCTGAAATTACTCTCGTTAAGTCTGCAATTGCTGCTTTGACGGATTCCGGCATTCCGTCGTCTCCTCCGGCATTAGAACGTGTTGAAGCCACCATTTTTCTTGGTTCAAGACTGAAATTGTTCGCAGAATCgtccgctctgataccacttgatacGTTAACCTGGATCTATGATCGGAGTTAACTATCGATTAACCTGAAAGCCCACGAATTAAGAACAAGCTTTGGAGTGTAATCGACTATTTTATTGATTTAGGGTTATTACAATTTAATTGGGGAAGAAGAAACTTACAACTGAATTTTGATGTCTTCTATTATATCGCTAATCGCTACTTAACAGCTAACAATCTTACAGTTACAACATCACTACACTCTAACAACTAATTCTGTTATTTGGTTGATTGAGCACGTGCAGCTGACTGAACTCCATTGACTGACTGCACGTGCTTTGCACACTTGAACTCGTATCAGATTATTGGGgtttgtttatatttatatcttttaagATCTCTAGAAATAGAATAGATAAAAGTCGCTATATATTGTGTTTAGTTTTTGTATACACAGAACATCCTAATCTTGTTCTCTAATCTTGATCTTTGTATATTTAAAATTCTTTGGAAAAGATTGTTCTGTAAAAAAAAGTTAAGTAAGTTGATGTGTTTTTTCATGCCAATTAGATACCCAAACCTTTCCTTTCAGACATTTAATGTCAAACTGTGTCTGTCTGAACACATTTGATATTCATGTTATGTTATATACTCAAGTTAATgtaattagggatggcaatggatcggatatggatcgaatgatgccatatccacatccatatccatttaatttttgctcatccatatccatatccatatccatttaattatagttcatccgtccatatccatatccgatggattaagcgggttaatagaTATTCATTggatatcaaatgaaatgttaatcTAACGATGATTTTATCAATTTAGTATAGATTATaacaaatgtaaatatttaatctttatgtttTTGAGTCGTTACACATGTTTTGATTGAAATTTATTGCCGATTAAAATTTAATTGAGCAAATtacgttataatataagtaaatatacgtttaaactaatctaaatatgtaacttgtaatattgttagtaacaatttaataattgtgactatcacaacccttattttcgttaataatttaagaattcttaggttatatgtatatgtatattgatatgtagatgtatatgcctatattttagtacgtatatatgtatatatagatgtatttcgggTGATTATGGATATATCCGTGGATGGTAAATtatcatccatatccgatccatgaaatatttagatcatccatatccatatccatatccgttaatcgtccatttacatcatccatatccattacaaatggatcggatcgggtggatgtccatggatggaacatccattgccatccctaaatgtaatatgtttttttttttttttttttttttgaaaagcaagataattttattgataaggaaATGATACAACGAGGATTACAACATGAGTAACACTAATTTGAGCGAAACTCGAGGACCTATACTAGATATAAAGTAAGAGACTAACAAGATGTAGTATACCCTGATTTCGGAGCAGTATTATCAAACTTAACATCAATCACCATTACCCTCATCATCTACTAATACATAAAAAGGATTGTTTGTTTCAATTCTATCTTTGGAATATGTCTAATTATTACATTCACCATCAATGCCCTTCCCTTTATCTCTTTTCCTTAAAACATTATGATTTCGATTTTTCTGGGACTCCACATTCCAATTTGTTTCCTCCACAGCAATATTGTAtttaataccataattattctTACTGCATTTTGTTTGATACCTTTTGCTTCTGTTGACTTccattgacttttattattatcaaaattcaacttatgaaatacccttcctttcttaccaacaactttagagccgtcctcaacacactggttatttaaatcaactgtttcaccatcattgttgattttcaaagcgtcttttaacacttgtgcagatacttcatcttctgttttaggcctaattttacaagtattaaaaGAGTGGCCAAACACTTTGCAATGAGTGCATAAAGGCGGTTTCCATTGATAAGTCACCTCAAGTTTACCCACTTTGGCTGGAAAAGAACCAATCACAGGATAGGAAAATTCGACAAAGCTAGGAAGGTCATCAGCTGCATTGACTTCAGTCAAGATCTAGCAAAACCTAGTCTTCCACTTTTACTTAAACATCTCTCTGAAGTAACTTTGTCCATCAACATAGGCCTACCAATACCACTAACAAGTTTACCTATACTTCTGCCACTCCATAGTTCAATGGGTATATTGTGAATGCAAATCCAAATTGGAACTTTTTCAGGTTCAATTTTTTCAAGCCAAACCCCAGGTTCCCACTGATTCACGAAAAAAGGAACATTATTAACTAACCATTGACCACTCTCAAGAACCTCCTTCATACCCTTTTCATTATTAAATTTGCATAAATAAAATCCTGCAGCTGTTTTGACGATTTCTTTAAGGTCATACCTCCGCCACATTCTCCTTAGATGGGCATTAACAACCCTATAATCCATAGAAGTTCCAATAAAATACCCATATAATTGAAGAGAAAATGCACTACCGCCCTTCTTAACCTCCTCAGCGGAGAAAACTACTCTCTTTTGACCATTAGACATTAAAACAGGAGGAATGAACTCCATTTTTAATTCTTCTTCATCTTTGTTTTGTTTTAAGAAGTCAGCAAAAGTGATGTTTGGATTTACCCATGCTCTTGGGAATTTAGTATTTGTATTGCCTTGCCCTTCACTAGTCTCAACCCCTTCCATTGTTGTAGATTTAATCCCAGAAACAACATTATCTTTATCACCACTATTATTATCCTGCGTATTTATTAAAGTTACATTGCCACCCAATGTAAATTGGGAGAAATCATCAGGAACAACAATTGACTCTCTAATACCATCATTCTTAAATAACTTAACAGCATTCTCAGCAACAGCCACTAGGTTTACATCAACCTCATTATAACTACCATCTTTTGAACTCTTAAAGAATACAACAGGACTAGCAGAAACAGTCGATTTAGCAACAGCAATTGTTTCACCAATAGATTTAGCAATAATATCATCGTTACTAGCTACAATATCATCAATAGAATGATCAGTTACAGCAGAATTCTTACCATACCCATCTTTCTTCCTGTTACCCTTGAGTTTTTTAATTACTTCAAGGAGTATTTTTTCATTAGCAGGAATAGAAGAATCACCAGCATAAGGAACAAATTGAGCACTCTTCTTTTCTTTAGACGGACCATCCCCAACATCAATCAGCTGGTTCACTTTACCCTTCCTCTTTCTAGAACTATAGGTTTTCAGAATCATCCCCTCTGAATCACGATTATCCTTCCCAGGTTGATCAATTGGCACATCTCCCTCGTTCTTATTTGGCTGATCAACTTCATCTCCCATCAGATTGGAACGTACGACATCATCCATAATCTGAGATGAACGATCCCCATCAGAATTAGATGAAGACACTTCTCCACTTTTAGAAGCCGCATCCGCTATTCCACGACTAACCGATCGGTTTCGAAAAACCCTAGTAGCAGTCGCCGTTAAATCTTGGTACTTTTTCTTCTTCTTGGACACCATGATACACAGCAGATAGCAATAGCAGAGATAGCAGGATCGAACTATAACTCAAATTTGAAAGCAACAAATCAGACCAATACTCACCAGGGTTTTGGTCGGAGATCCAAGACAGTCGAACTGGAAGAAAACTGCAGCGAACGGCGGTGGAACAGAGGCTCACGCGCCGGCGCGTGGAATACCGGCAGCGGAACAAGGTGGCGCGTGGGATGGCAGTGGTGGTCGGAACTGAATGAAAATTTCAGGTTTTGCAATTCGAGTATGTCTGAATCGATTGGCGGGGGTGGTGAGATACAAAAATCAAAAGAAAAAACTAAATATTCGACGGTGAACAGTGGCCGGATCGCCCTTTTAGGAGAGAGAAAATACCATTTCTAGGTTACTTGTGTAGAATGATCCAAaccactgttgcaaaacaccccgtctcgggccgtctcgacgcccgtctcgacgttttggtgactagtccgtcccgtcttgaagaaaaccgtctaatatgacagtcaacggtcaaaattcgggtcaaagttgaaaaaatcgggtcaaagtcggtcaaaaattagaaaaaaaagaAAATCGGCAAAATTGGTAAAAtatatcgtattttagtttgaattttttgtattaaattaacgatgatagcaattatgg
The window above is part of the Rutidosis leptorrhynchoides isolate AG116_Rl617_1_P2 chromosome 1, CSIRO_AGI_Rlap_v1, whole genome shotgun sequence genome. Proteins encoded here:
- the LOC139852848 gene encoding uncharacterized protein: MKNLADSRCTDRTLTVGSWAYVKLQPHRQVTLRAGKYNKLSPKYYGPFQVCERVGQVAYKLVLPEMAQIHPVFHISQLREHKGPTPVTRGSIPRLNDSGLIEPAPLKILERKLKKLHNRSAVYGLVQWQIGNLEDVTWESLDELMIRFPDFDVFATHS
- the LOC139852857 gene encoding uncharacterized mitochondrial protein AtMg00860-like, translated to MDEHVQHLRLVLQVIRQNTSYAKKSKCTFGTGRVEYLGHVISSEGVFTDLTKIEAMVQWPEPKNVKQLHSFDWNEEASKAFQILKQHVQQASVLSLPDFNKEFIVEMDASGVEIGAVLQQDGHPIAFMIKALSL